The Vespa velutina chromosome 4, iVesVel2.1, whole genome shotgun sequence genome has a window encoding:
- the LOC124948608 gene encoding apoptosis-resistant E3 ubiquitin protein ligase 1 isoform X1 — MARWSTVLSGVFLALSMILSLGKLLMLAAGNGSNGDLTEADQWLAEIGFKQYRPLFKKKGISTLASCGEVDALPELPAQDEERLQRAARLLQQRLVLRQWLADHGLHSYYQKLMQMDVMSLEDVYWVEDTAAQATLGKDLQRWIQARQALPTSKRDLETLKADLWSAVVKNSQHQDAWTWGGMLVVSVSVAGLVTLAAMTQPALAPEAKHSLLQYVTGKYLLPSNCRVHFEWEEPQLVGETMTFTVKFYQRNGQPYPICDKDNLIVEVTEGSRRVATLIELGGTDPLAANTAVVKFTVRHAGQYKIAVLIGSCHVHGSPFLKNFLPGPPDPNKTVFVRQSSTVVCTAGIAHSMTIEPRDEYNNLCIFGPGEKPTKGYDVNIIQQIGNHAEKGSVIDYSIHLDYDSPNQRVRLKVSFPKGGCYHATVSLAGLQLHNGDFDIIVLESSVARLVHSNVASKDPDICYVAKLLGMQGERFSKPKKVFCYISPKQLTIKEYLLKFIPKRLVTFRLCPSTKFHFDCLNNHHEGYHSFSIDDGCQPPVELISLYRDIIAATFTLFLLKNIGGSETFADKQDFFYHEVRKHHQKYYHEKLSMKVQRDKLLESSMKATKGFSVSDWCRNFEITFQGEQGVDWGGVRREWFELICAALFDPGNGLFASFGESQQALVHPNSKRPAHLKLKHYEFAGRIVGKCLYESALGGSYRQLVRARFTRSFLAQIIGLRVHYKVKYFEQDDPDLYLSKVKYILENDVEEMELYFVEEEYDKDGQLLKVAELIPGGSKVRVTNDTKLRYLDALAQHRLASSIRNEVDHFLRGLNELIPDNLLGIFDENELELLLCGTGEYNVADLRTHHIANGSSPEFLRVLDWFWTAVSNFTREEMARLLQFTTGCSQLPPGGFQQLSPRFQITAAPTFANLPTAHTCFNQLCLPDYECYDHFERALLLAISEGTEGFGMI; from the exons GTATCTCGACCCTCGCCAGCTGTGGTGAAGTCGACGCACTACCCGAACTTCCGGCACAGGATGAAGAACGTTTACAACGTGCAGCACGTTTGTTGCAACAACGGCTTGTATTACGTCAATGGTTGGCGGATCATGGCTTACATAGCTATTATCAAAA GTTAATGCAAATGGACGTTATGTCTCTGGAAGATGTATATTGGGTGGAGGACACTGCGGCACAAGCCACGCTTGGCAAGGATCTACAACGATGGATTCAGGCCAGGCAGGCATTACCCACTTCGAAGAGAGATTTAGAAACTTTAAAGGCGGATCTATGGAGTGCTGTTGTAAAAAACAGTCAACATCAAGACGCTTGGACATGGG GTGGAATGTTAGTAGTATCCGTGTCAGTAGCTGGTTTAGTTACTCTGGCTGCTATGACGCAGCCTGCATTAGCACCAGAAGCTAAGCATTCTCTTTTGCAATATGTTactggaaaatatttattaccgaGCAACTGTCGTGTCCATTTTGAGTGGGAAGAGCCACAACTTGTAGGAGAAACAATGACTTTTACTGTAAAg TTCTATCAACGAAATGGTCAACCATATCCGATCTGCGACAAGGATAATCTCATTGTGGAAGTGACAGAAGGCTCGCGGAGAGTAGCTACTCTAATAGAATTAGGAGGTACCGATCCTTTAGCTGCAAATACTGCAGTAGTGAAGTTCACCGTCCGCCATGCTGGACAATACAAAATAGCTGTACTTATTGGATCATGTCACGTTCACGGCAGTccatttcttaaaaattttctgcCTG GACCTCCAGATCCAAATAAAACCGTCTTCGTACGTCAAAGTTCTACGGTCGTTTGTACAGCTGGTATTGCACATTCAATGACAATAGAACCACGAGATGAATATAATAACTTATGCATATTTGGCCCCGGCGAAAAACCCACTAAAGGGTACGATGTCAATATTATTCAG CAGATAGGTAATCATGCGGAAAAAGGATCGGTTATAGATTACTCGATTCATCTCGACTACGATTCTCCAAATCAGAGAGTTCGATTGAAAGTTAGCTTTCCAAAAGGTGGTTGTTATCATGCGACTGTTAGCCTCGCAGGATTACAATTACACAATGGAGACTTTGACATTATCGTTCTGGAAA gTTCAGTTGCAAGATTGGTTCATAGTAATGTTGCTTCTAAAGATCCAGATATATGCTACGTTGCTAAATTATTAGGTATGCAAGGTGAAAGATTCTCTAAGCCAAAAAAAGTCTTTTGTTATATATCACCAAAGCAATTAACGATCaaggaatatttattaaaattcattcctAAAAGACTTGTTACTTTTAGACTATGTCCTTCGACTAAG TTTCATTTTGACTGTTTGAACAATCATCACGAGGGATATCATTCGTTTTCAATAGACGACGGATGTCAACCACCTgtcgaattaatttctttatatcgcGATATAATAGCCGCTACCTTTACAttgtttcttcttaaaaatatcGGTGGTAGCGAGACCTTCGCCGATaaacaagattttttttatcacgaaGTTCGAAAACATCACCAGAAATATTATCATGAGAAACTTTCAATGAAAGTGCAACGAGACAAACTTTTAGAATCG TCGATGAAAGCTACTAAAGGATTTTCAGTGAGCGATTGGTGCAGAAACTTTGAAATAACGTTTCAAGGCGAACAAg GAGTTGACTGGGGTGGTGTACGCCGTGAATGGTTCGAATTGATCTGCGCGGCTTTATTTGATCCAGGAAATGGTTTGTTTGCATCGTTTGGTGAATCCCAACAAGCTTTGGTACATCCTAACAGCAAACGACCGGCTCATCTTAAGTTAAAGCATTACGAATTCGCTGGTCGTATAGTTGGCAAATGTTTATACGAATCGGCACTCGGAGGATCGTATCGACAGTTGGTACGAGCAAGATTTACAAGATCTTTTCTTGCACAAATTATAGGTCTTAGAGTGCATTATAAGGTAAAG TATTTCGAACAAGATGATCCCGATTTATATTTgagtaaagtaaaatatattcttgaaAATGATGTGGAAGAAATGGAATTGTATTTTGTTGAAGAGGAATACGATAAGGACGGTCAATTATTAAAG GTAGCAGAATTAATTCCTGGAGGTAGTAAAGTACGCGTTACCAATGATACGAAACTTCGGTATCTAGACGCGTTAGCGCAACACAGACTCGCTAGTTCAATTCGCAACGAAGTCGATCACTTTTTACGTGGTCTCAACGAACTCATTCCAGACAACCTATTAGGCatattcgatgaaaatgaattagaa TTACTGTTATGCGGAACCGGTGAATATAACGTAGCAGACCTACGGACACATCACATAGCTAATGGAAGTTCTCCAGAATTTCTACGTGTCCTTGATTGGTTTTGGACGGCAGTAAGTAATTTTACACGAGAAGAAATGGCACGATTACTTCAGTTTACTACCGGTTGTTCTCAATTACCACCTGGCGGATTTCAACAACTAAGTCCACGCTTTCAAATAACAGCGGCTCCTACATTCGCGAATTTACCTACAGCTCATACGTG tttcaATCAACTCTGCTTACCCGATTACGAGTGCTACGATCATTTCGAACGAGCGTTGTTATTAGCGATCAGTGAAGGTACCGAAGGTTTTGGTATGATCTAA
- the LOC124948608 gene encoding apoptosis-resistant E3 ubiquitin protein ligase 1 isoform X3, with protein sequence MARWSTVLSGVFLALSMILSLGKLLMLAAGNGSNGDLTEADQWLAEIGFKQYRPLFKKKGISTLASCGEVDALPELPAQDEERLQRAARLLQQRLVLRQWLADHGLHSYYQKLMQMDVMSLEDVYWVEDTAAQATLGKDLQRWIQARQALPTSKRDLETLKADLWSAVVKNSQHQDAWTWGGMLVVSVSVAGLVTLAAMTQPALAPEAKHSLLQYVTGKYLLPSNCRVHFEWEEPQLVGETMTFTVKFYQRNGQPYPICDKDNLIVEVTEGSRRVATLIELGGTDPLAANTAVVKFTVRHAGQYKIAVLIGSCHVHGSPFLKNFLPGPPDPNKTVFVRQSSTVVCTAGIAHSMTIEPRDEYNNLCIFGPGEKPTKGYDVNIIQQIGNHAEKGSVIDYSIHLDYDSPNQRVRLKVSFPKGGCYHATVSLAGLQLHNGDFDIIVLESSVARLVHSNVASKDPDICYVAKLLGMQGERFSKPKKVFCYISPKQLTIKEYLLKFIPKRLVTFRLCPSTKFHFDCLNNHHEGYHSFSIDDGCQPPVELISLYRDIIAATFTLFLLKNIGGSETFADKQDFFYHEVRKHHQKYYHEKLSMKVQRDKLLESSMKATKGFSVSDWCRNFEITFQGEQGVDWGGVRREWFELICAALFDPGNGLFASFGESQQALVHPNSKRPAHLKLKHYEFAGRIVGKCLYESALGGSYRQLVRARFTRSFLAQIIGLRVHYKYFEQDDPDLYLSKVKYILENDVEEMELYFVEEEYDKDGQLLKVAELIPGGSKVRVTNDTKLRYLDALAQHRLASSIRNEVDHFLRGLNELIPDNLLGIFDENELELLLCGTGEYNVADLRTHHIANGSSPEFLRVLDWFWTAVSNFTREEMARLLQFTTGCSQLPPGGFQQLSPRFQITAAPTFANLPTAHTCFNQLCLPDYECYDHFERALLLAISEGTEGFGMI encoded by the exons GTATCTCGACCCTCGCCAGCTGTGGTGAAGTCGACGCACTACCCGAACTTCCGGCACAGGATGAAGAACGTTTACAACGTGCAGCACGTTTGTTGCAACAACGGCTTGTATTACGTCAATGGTTGGCGGATCATGGCTTACATAGCTATTATCAAAA GTTAATGCAAATGGACGTTATGTCTCTGGAAGATGTATATTGGGTGGAGGACACTGCGGCACAAGCCACGCTTGGCAAGGATCTACAACGATGGATTCAGGCCAGGCAGGCATTACCCACTTCGAAGAGAGATTTAGAAACTTTAAAGGCGGATCTATGGAGTGCTGTTGTAAAAAACAGTCAACATCAAGACGCTTGGACATGGG GTGGAATGTTAGTAGTATCCGTGTCAGTAGCTGGTTTAGTTACTCTGGCTGCTATGACGCAGCCTGCATTAGCACCAGAAGCTAAGCATTCTCTTTTGCAATATGTTactggaaaatatttattaccgaGCAACTGTCGTGTCCATTTTGAGTGGGAAGAGCCACAACTTGTAGGAGAAACAATGACTTTTACTGTAAAg TTCTATCAACGAAATGGTCAACCATATCCGATCTGCGACAAGGATAATCTCATTGTGGAAGTGACAGAAGGCTCGCGGAGAGTAGCTACTCTAATAGAATTAGGAGGTACCGATCCTTTAGCTGCAAATACTGCAGTAGTGAAGTTCACCGTCCGCCATGCTGGACAATACAAAATAGCTGTACTTATTGGATCATGTCACGTTCACGGCAGTccatttcttaaaaattttctgcCTG GACCTCCAGATCCAAATAAAACCGTCTTCGTACGTCAAAGTTCTACGGTCGTTTGTACAGCTGGTATTGCACATTCAATGACAATAGAACCACGAGATGAATATAATAACTTATGCATATTTGGCCCCGGCGAAAAACCCACTAAAGGGTACGATGTCAATATTATTCAG CAGATAGGTAATCATGCGGAAAAAGGATCGGTTATAGATTACTCGATTCATCTCGACTACGATTCTCCAAATCAGAGAGTTCGATTGAAAGTTAGCTTTCCAAAAGGTGGTTGTTATCATGCGACTGTTAGCCTCGCAGGATTACAATTACACAATGGAGACTTTGACATTATCGTTCTGGAAA gTTCAGTTGCAAGATTGGTTCATAGTAATGTTGCTTCTAAAGATCCAGATATATGCTACGTTGCTAAATTATTAGGTATGCAAGGTGAAAGATTCTCTAAGCCAAAAAAAGTCTTTTGTTATATATCACCAAAGCAATTAACGATCaaggaatatttattaaaattcattcctAAAAGACTTGTTACTTTTAGACTATGTCCTTCGACTAAG TTTCATTTTGACTGTTTGAACAATCATCACGAGGGATATCATTCGTTTTCAATAGACGACGGATGTCAACCACCTgtcgaattaatttctttatatcgcGATATAATAGCCGCTACCTTTACAttgtttcttcttaaaaatatcGGTGGTAGCGAGACCTTCGCCGATaaacaagattttttttatcacgaaGTTCGAAAACATCACCAGAAATATTATCATGAGAAACTTTCAATGAAAGTGCAACGAGACAAACTTTTAGAATCG TCGATGAAAGCTACTAAAGGATTTTCAGTGAGCGATTGGTGCAGAAACTTTGAAATAACGTTTCAAGGCGAACAAg GAGTTGACTGGGGTGGTGTACGCCGTGAATGGTTCGAATTGATCTGCGCGGCTTTATTTGATCCAGGAAATGGTTTGTTTGCATCGTTTGGTGAATCCCAACAAGCTTTGGTACATCCTAACAGCAAACGACCGGCTCATCTTAAGTTAAAGCATTACGAATTCGCTGGTCGTATAGTTGGCAAATGTTTATACGAATCGGCACTCGGAGGATCGTATCGACAGTTGGTACGAGCAAGATTTACAAGATCTTTTCTTGCACAAATTATAGGTCTTAGAGTGCATTATAAG TATTTCGAACAAGATGATCCCGATTTATATTTgagtaaagtaaaatatattcttgaaAATGATGTGGAAGAAATGGAATTGTATTTTGTTGAAGAGGAATACGATAAGGACGGTCAATTATTAAAG GTAGCAGAATTAATTCCTGGAGGTAGTAAAGTACGCGTTACCAATGATACGAAACTTCGGTATCTAGACGCGTTAGCGCAACACAGACTCGCTAGTTCAATTCGCAACGAAGTCGATCACTTTTTACGTGGTCTCAACGAACTCATTCCAGACAACCTATTAGGCatattcgatgaaaatgaattagaa TTACTGTTATGCGGAACCGGTGAATATAACGTAGCAGACCTACGGACACATCACATAGCTAATGGAAGTTCTCCAGAATTTCTACGTGTCCTTGATTGGTTTTGGACGGCAGTAAGTAATTTTACACGAGAAGAAATGGCACGATTACTTCAGTTTACTACCGGTTGTTCTCAATTACCACCTGGCGGATTTCAACAACTAAGTCCACGCTTTCAAATAACAGCGGCTCCTACATTCGCGAATTTACCTACAGCTCATACGTG tttcaATCAACTCTGCTTACCCGATTACGAGTGCTACGATCATTTCGAACGAGCGTTGTTATTAGCGATCAGTGAAGGTACCGAAGGTTTTGGTATGATCTAA
- the LOC124948608 gene encoding apoptosis-resistant E3 ubiquitin protein ligase 1 isoform X2: MARWSTVLSGVFLALSMILSLGKLLMLAAGNGSNGDLTEADQWLAEIGFKQYRPLFKKKGISTLASCGEVDALPELPAQDEERLQRAARLLQQRLVLRQWLADHGLHSYYQKLMQMDVMSLEDVYWVEDTAAQATLGKDLQRWIQARQALPTSKRDLETLKADLWSAVVKNSQHQDAWTWGGMLVVSVSVAGLVTLAAMTQPALAPEAKHSLLQYVTGKYLLPSNCRVHFEWEEPQLVGETMTFTVKFYQRNGQPYPICDKDNLIVEVTEGSRRVATLIELGGTDPLAANTAVVKFTVRHAGQYKIAVLIGSCHVHGSPFLKNFLPGPPDPNKTVFVRQSSTVVCTAGIAHSMTIEPRDEYNNLCIFGPGEKPTKGYDVNIIQIGNHAEKGSVIDYSIHLDYDSPNQRVRLKVSFPKGGCYHATVSLAGLQLHNGDFDIIVLESSVARLVHSNVASKDPDICYVAKLLGMQGERFSKPKKVFCYISPKQLTIKEYLLKFIPKRLVTFRLCPSTKFHFDCLNNHHEGYHSFSIDDGCQPPVELISLYRDIIAATFTLFLLKNIGGSETFADKQDFFYHEVRKHHQKYYHEKLSMKVQRDKLLESSMKATKGFSVSDWCRNFEITFQGEQGVDWGGVRREWFELICAALFDPGNGLFASFGESQQALVHPNSKRPAHLKLKHYEFAGRIVGKCLYESALGGSYRQLVRARFTRSFLAQIIGLRVHYKVKYFEQDDPDLYLSKVKYILENDVEEMELYFVEEEYDKDGQLLKVAELIPGGSKVRVTNDTKLRYLDALAQHRLASSIRNEVDHFLRGLNELIPDNLLGIFDENELELLLCGTGEYNVADLRTHHIANGSSPEFLRVLDWFWTAVSNFTREEMARLLQFTTGCSQLPPGGFQQLSPRFQITAAPTFANLPTAHTCFNQLCLPDYECYDHFERALLLAISEGTEGFGMI; the protein is encoded by the exons GTATCTCGACCCTCGCCAGCTGTGGTGAAGTCGACGCACTACCCGAACTTCCGGCACAGGATGAAGAACGTTTACAACGTGCAGCACGTTTGTTGCAACAACGGCTTGTATTACGTCAATGGTTGGCGGATCATGGCTTACATAGCTATTATCAAAA GTTAATGCAAATGGACGTTATGTCTCTGGAAGATGTATATTGGGTGGAGGACACTGCGGCACAAGCCACGCTTGGCAAGGATCTACAACGATGGATTCAGGCCAGGCAGGCATTACCCACTTCGAAGAGAGATTTAGAAACTTTAAAGGCGGATCTATGGAGTGCTGTTGTAAAAAACAGTCAACATCAAGACGCTTGGACATGGG GTGGAATGTTAGTAGTATCCGTGTCAGTAGCTGGTTTAGTTACTCTGGCTGCTATGACGCAGCCTGCATTAGCACCAGAAGCTAAGCATTCTCTTTTGCAATATGTTactggaaaatatttattaccgaGCAACTGTCGTGTCCATTTTGAGTGGGAAGAGCCACAACTTGTAGGAGAAACAATGACTTTTACTGTAAAg TTCTATCAACGAAATGGTCAACCATATCCGATCTGCGACAAGGATAATCTCATTGTGGAAGTGACAGAAGGCTCGCGGAGAGTAGCTACTCTAATAGAATTAGGAGGTACCGATCCTTTAGCTGCAAATACTGCAGTAGTGAAGTTCACCGTCCGCCATGCTGGACAATACAAAATAGCTGTACTTATTGGATCATGTCACGTTCACGGCAGTccatttcttaaaaattttctgcCTG GACCTCCAGATCCAAATAAAACCGTCTTCGTACGTCAAAGTTCTACGGTCGTTTGTACAGCTGGTATTGCACATTCAATGACAATAGAACCACGAGATGAATATAATAACTTATGCATATTTGGCCCCGGCGAAAAACCCACTAAAGGGTACGATGTCAATATTATTCAG ATAGGTAATCATGCGGAAAAAGGATCGGTTATAGATTACTCGATTCATCTCGACTACGATTCTCCAAATCAGAGAGTTCGATTGAAAGTTAGCTTTCCAAAAGGTGGTTGTTATCATGCGACTGTTAGCCTCGCAGGATTACAATTACACAATGGAGACTTTGACATTATCGTTCTGGAAA gTTCAGTTGCAAGATTGGTTCATAGTAATGTTGCTTCTAAAGATCCAGATATATGCTACGTTGCTAAATTATTAGGTATGCAAGGTGAAAGATTCTCTAAGCCAAAAAAAGTCTTTTGTTATATATCACCAAAGCAATTAACGATCaaggaatatttattaaaattcattcctAAAAGACTTGTTACTTTTAGACTATGTCCTTCGACTAAG TTTCATTTTGACTGTTTGAACAATCATCACGAGGGATATCATTCGTTTTCAATAGACGACGGATGTCAACCACCTgtcgaattaatttctttatatcgcGATATAATAGCCGCTACCTTTACAttgtttcttcttaaaaatatcGGTGGTAGCGAGACCTTCGCCGATaaacaagattttttttatcacgaaGTTCGAAAACATCACCAGAAATATTATCATGAGAAACTTTCAATGAAAGTGCAACGAGACAAACTTTTAGAATCG TCGATGAAAGCTACTAAAGGATTTTCAGTGAGCGATTGGTGCAGAAACTTTGAAATAACGTTTCAAGGCGAACAAg GAGTTGACTGGGGTGGTGTACGCCGTGAATGGTTCGAATTGATCTGCGCGGCTTTATTTGATCCAGGAAATGGTTTGTTTGCATCGTTTGGTGAATCCCAACAAGCTTTGGTACATCCTAACAGCAAACGACCGGCTCATCTTAAGTTAAAGCATTACGAATTCGCTGGTCGTATAGTTGGCAAATGTTTATACGAATCGGCACTCGGAGGATCGTATCGACAGTTGGTACGAGCAAGATTTACAAGATCTTTTCTTGCACAAATTATAGGTCTTAGAGTGCATTATAAGGTAAAG TATTTCGAACAAGATGATCCCGATTTATATTTgagtaaagtaaaatatattcttgaaAATGATGTGGAAGAAATGGAATTGTATTTTGTTGAAGAGGAATACGATAAGGACGGTCAATTATTAAAG GTAGCAGAATTAATTCCTGGAGGTAGTAAAGTACGCGTTACCAATGATACGAAACTTCGGTATCTAGACGCGTTAGCGCAACACAGACTCGCTAGTTCAATTCGCAACGAAGTCGATCACTTTTTACGTGGTCTCAACGAACTCATTCCAGACAACCTATTAGGCatattcgatgaaaatgaattagaa TTACTGTTATGCGGAACCGGTGAATATAACGTAGCAGACCTACGGACACATCACATAGCTAATGGAAGTTCTCCAGAATTTCTACGTGTCCTTGATTGGTTTTGGACGGCAGTAAGTAATTTTACACGAGAAGAAATGGCACGATTACTTCAGTTTACTACCGGTTGTTCTCAATTACCACCTGGCGGATTTCAACAACTAAGTCCACGCTTTCAAATAACAGCGGCTCCTACATTCGCGAATTTACCTACAGCTCATACGTG tttcaATCAACTCTGCTTACCCGATTACGAGTGCTACGATCATTTCGAACGAGCGTTGTTATTAGCGATCAGTGAAGGTACCGAAGGTTTTGGTATGATCTAA
- the LOC124948608 gene encoding apoptosis-resistant E3 ubiquitin protein ligase 1 isoform X4, which yields MARWSTVLSGVFLALSMILSLGKLLMLAAGNGSNGDLTEADQWLAEIGFKQYRPLFKKKGISTLASCGEVDALPELPAQDEERLQRAARLLQQRLVLRQWLADHGLHSYYQKLMQMDVMSLEDVYWVEDTAAQATLGKDLQRWIQARQALPTSKRDLETLKADLWSAVVKNSQHQDAWTWGGMLVVSVSVAGLVTLAAMTQPALAPEAKHSLLQYVTGKYLLPSNCRVHFEWEEPQLVGETMTFTVKFYQRNGQPYPICDKDNLIVEVTEGSRRVATLIELGGTDPLAANTAVVKFTVRHAGQYKIAVLIGSCHVHGSPFLKNFLPGPPDPNKTVFVRQSSTVVCTAGIAHSMTIEPRDEYNNLCIFGPGEKPTKGYDVNIIQIGNHAEKGSVIDYSIHLDYDSPNQRVRLKVSFPKGGCYHATVSLAGLQLHNGDFDIIVLESSVARLVHSNVASKDPDICYVAKLLGMQGERFSKPKKVFCYISPKQLTIKEYLLKFIPKRLVTFRLCPSTKFHFDCLNNHHEGYHSFSIDDGCQPPVELISLYRDIIAATFTLFLLKNIGGSETFADKQDFFYHEVRKHHQKYYHEKLSMKVQRDKLLESSMKATKGFSVSDWCRNFEITFQGEQGVDWGGVRREWFELICAALFDPGNGLFASFGESQQALVHPNSKRPAHLKLKHYEFAGRIVGKCLYESALGGSYRQLVRARFTRSFLAQIIGLRVHYKYFEQDDPDLYLSKVKYILENDVEEMELYFVEEEYDKDGQLLKVAELIPGGSKVRVTNDTKLRYLDALAQHRLASSIRNEVDHFLRGLNELIPDNLLGIFDENELELLLCGTGEYNVADLRTHHIANGSSPEFLRVLDWFWTAVSNFTREEMARLLQFTTGCSQLPPGGFQQLSPRFQITAAPTFANLPTAHTCFNQLCLPDYECYDHFERALLLAISEGTEGFGMI from the exons GTATCTCGACCCTCGCCAGCTGTGGTGAAGTCGACGCACTACCCGAACTTCCGGCACAGGATGAAGAACGTTTACAACGTGCAGCACGTTTGTTGCAACAACGGCTTGTATTACGTCAATGGTTGGCGGATCATGGCTTACATAGCTATTATCAAAA GTTAATGCAAATGGACGTTATGTCTCTGGAAGATGTATATTGGGTGGAGGACACTGCGGCACAAGCCACGCTTGGCAAGGATCTACAACGATGGATTCAGGCCAGGCAGGCATTACCCACTTCGAAGAGAGATTTAGAAACTTTAAAGGCGGATCTATGGAGTGCTGTTGTAAAAAACAGTCAACATCAAGACGCTTGGACATGGG GTGGAATGTTAGTAGTATCCGTGTCAGTAGCTGGTTTAGTTACTCTGGCTGCTATGACGCAGCCTGCATTAGCACCAGAAGCTAAGCATTCTCTTTTGCAATATGTTactggaaaatatttattaccgaGCAACTGTCGTGTCCATTTTGAGTGGGAAGAGCCACAACTTGTAGGAGAAACAATGACTTTTACTGTAAAg TTCTATCAACGAAATGGTCAACCATATCCGATCTGCGACAAGGATAATCTCATTGTGGAAGTGACAGAAGGCTCGCGGAGAGTAGCTACTCTAATAGAATTAGGAGGTACCGATCCTTTAGCTGCAAATACTGCAGTAGTGAAGTTCACCGTCCGCCATGCTGGACAATACAAAATAGCTGTACTTATTGGATCATGTCACGTTCACGGCAGTccatttcttaaaaattttctgcCTG GACCTCCAGATCCAAATAAAACCGTCTTCGTACGTCAAAGTTCTACGGTCGTTTGTACAGCTGGTATTGCACATTCAATGACAATAGAACCACGAGATGAATATAATAACTTATGCATATTTGGCCCCGGCGAAAAACCCACTAAAGGGTACGATGTCAATATTATTCAG ATAGGTAATCATGCGGAAAAAGGATCGGTTATAGATTACTCGATTCATCTCGACTACGATTCTCCAAATCAGAGAGTTCGATTGAAAGTTAGCTTTCCAAAAGGTGGTTGTTATCATGCGACTGTTAGCCTCGCAGGATTACAATTACACAATGGAGACTTTGACATTATCGTTCTGGAAA gTTCAGTTGCAAGATTGGTTCATAGTAATGTTGCTTCTAAAGATCCAGATATATGCTACGTTGCTAAATTATTAGGTATGCAAGGTGAAAGATTCTCTAAGCCAAAAAAAGTCTTTTGTTATATATCACCAAAGCAATTAACGATCaaggaatatttattaaaattcattcctAAAAGACTTGTTACTTTTAGACTATGTCCTTCGACTAAG TTTCATTTTGACTGTTTGAACAATCATCACGAGGGATATCATTCGTTTTCAATAGACGACGGATGTCAACCACCTgtcgaattaatttctttatatcgcGATATAATAGCCGCTACCTTTACAttgtttcttcttaaaaatatcGGTGGTAGCGAGACCTTCGCCGATaaacaagattttttttatcacgaaGTTCGAAAACATCACCAGAAATATTATCATGAGAAACTTTCAATGAAAGTGCAACGAGACAAACTTTTAGAATCG TCGATGAAAGCTACTAAAGGATTTTCAGTGAGCGATTGGTGCAGAAACTTTGAAATAACGTTTCAAGGCGAACAAg GAGTTGACTGGGGTGGTGTACGCCGTGAATGGTTCGAATTGATCTGCGCGGCTTTATTTGATCCAGGAAATGGTTTGTTTGCATCGTTTGGTGAATCCCAACAAGCTTTGGTACATCCTAACAGCAAACGACCGGCTCATCTTAAGTTAAAGCATTACGAATTCGCTGGTCGTATAGTTGGCAAATGTTTATACGAATCGGCACTCGGAGGATCGTATCGACAGTTGGTACGAGCAAGATTTACAAGATCTTTTCTTGCACAAATTATAGGTCTTAGAGTGCATTATAAG TATTTCGAACAAGATGATCCCGATTTATATTTgagtaaagtaaaatatattcttgaaAATGATGTGGAAGAAATGGAATTGTATTTTGTTGAAGAGGAATACGATAAGGACGGTCAATTATTAAAG GTAGCAGAATTAATTCCTGGAGGTAGTAAAGTACGCGTTACCAATGATACGAAACTTCGGTATCTAGACGCGTTAGCGCAACACAGACTCGCTAGTTCAATTCGCAACGAAGTCGATCACTTTTTACGTGGTCTCAACGAACTCATTCCAGACAACCTATTAGGCatattcgatgaaaatgaattagaa TTACTGTTATGCGGAACCGGTGAATATAACGTAGCAGACCTACGGACACATCACATAGCTAATGGAAGTTCTCCAGAATTTCTACGTGTCCTTGATTGGTTTTGGACGGCAGTAAGTAATTTTACACGAGAAGAAATGGCACGATTACTTCAGTTTACTACCGGTTGTTCTCAATTACCACCTGGCGGATTTCAACAACTAAGTCCACGCTTTCAAATAACAGCGGCTCCTACATTCGCGAATTTACCTACAGCTCATACGTG tttcaATCAACTCTGCTTACCCGATTACGAGTGCTACGATCATTTCGAACGAGCGTTGTTATTAGCGATCAGTGAAGGTACCGAAGGTTTTGGTATGATCTAA